A single Streptomyces sp. Edi2 DNA region contains:
- a CDS encoding STAS domain-containing protein — MGPSSAAGGTTVLELRGELDILAVSVLSDRLDEITGTQGTDLVVDVRAVTFIDCAGLSLLSRARYRTRQRGGRLRLTGVCGGGSVARLLRMTGLTDSFEILSDETGDDGGGAAGSSGSPGSTAVTATVTDAAGTAVA; from the coding sequence GTGGGACCCAGCAGCGCCGCGGGCGGCACGACCGTGCTGGAGCTCCGCGGTGAGCTGGACATCCTTGCCGTGTCGGTGTTGTCCGACCGGCTGGACGAGATCACCGGTACGCAGGGCACCGACCTCGTGGTCGACGTCCGCGCGGTCACGTTCATCGACTGCGCCGGACTGTCCCTGCTGAGCCGCGCCCGCTACCGGACGCGGCAGCGCGGCGGCCGGCTGCGGCTGACCGGCGTCTGCGGCGGCGGGAGCGTCGCCCGGCTGCTGCGGATGACCGGGCTGACCGACAGCTTCGAGATCCTGTCCGACGAGACCGGCGACGACGGGGGCGGAGCCGCCGGATCATCCGGGTCACCCGGATCGACCGCGGTCACGGCCACGGTCACGGACGCCGCGGGCACGGCCGTCGCCTGA
- a CDS encoding GAF domain-containing protein produces MREFAGGPVVRLPQLLEAMAAVGSDHDLGRALGRIAETAASLTGARHAAVRLRDEDGEGPGEPVTHGAPPEGEPPAGSSLEVPIQVQGELFGSLYVAGKDGGEQFSDADLHLVRVLATEAGIAVSNARLHSAARQRRRWIDGAASITTALLAGPETGSTTTHALTVVAEKGRELAEAATGAVLLPHAEGGMEVVAISTVLSEAVRTEAYRGRIPPRSPVVHQIYAGLAVFSDDFADDPRSISPISRHYGPTMLLPLRSSGRVLGALALCRMSGDRRFSHTERTLGTQFAAQAAVALVLADRHRDRERLAVFEDRDRIARDLHDLVIQRLFATGMLLETARRKALVPEVEEGVGQAVDELDATIQEIRTAIIALQQGPPEAPPGLRTRVLREAGAATAALGTRPSVRFTGPVDTRVDDKSARELLAALREALAAVTAPAPAPPYPARVEIAVDVTTPLPDGRPGLRLTVACPDGTGRPVVWERPLRGGGLDA; encoded by the coding sequence CTGCGCGAGTTCGCCGGTGGGCCGGTCGTCCGGCTTCCGCAGCTGCTGGAGGCGATGGCGGCCGTCGGTTCCGACCATGACCTGGGGCGCGCCCTGGGCCGTATCGCCGAGACCGCCGCCTCCCTCACCGGTGCGCGCCACGCCGCCGTCCGCCTCCGCGACGAGGACGGCGAAGGGCCCGGCGAGCCGGTCACCCACGGCGCGCCTCCCGAAGGCGAGCCGCCCGCCGGGAGCTCCCTGGAGGTGCCCATCCAGGTGCAGGGAGAGCTGTTCGGCTCGCTGTACGTCGCAGGGAAGGACGGCGGCGAGCAGTTCAGCGACGCCGATCTGCACCTGGTGCGGGTACTGGCCACCGAGGCCGGTATCGCCGTGAGCAACGCCCGGCTGCACTCCGCGGCCCGGCAGCGCCGGCGCTGGATCGACGGCGCGGCATCCATCACCACGGCGCTGCTGGCCGGGCCCGAGACCGGCTCGACGACCACCCACGCCCTGACGGTCGTCGCGGAGAAGGGCCGGGAGCTGGCCGAGGCGGCGACCGGAGCGGTCCTGCTGCCGCACGCCGAGGGCGGGATGGAGGTCGTGGCGATCTCCACCGTGCTGTCCGAGGCCGTACGGACCGAGGCGTACCGCGGCAGGATTCCGCCCCGGAGTCCGGTCGTCCACCAGATATACGCCGGGCTCGCGGTCTTCTCCGACGACTTCGCCGACGACCCGCGCTCGATCTCCCCGATATCGCGGCACTACGGCCCGACGATGCTGCTGCCGCTGCGCAGCAGCGGGCGGGTGCTGGGCGCCCTCGCGCTGTGCCGGATGTCCGGCGACCGCCGCTTCAGCCACACCGAACGGACCCTGGGGACCCAGTTCGCCGCGCAGGCCGCGGTGGCGCTCGTGCTGGCCGACCGGCACCGGGACCGCGAGCGGCTGGCGGTCTTCGAGGACCGCGACCGGATCGCCCGCGATCTGCACGACCTGGTCATCCAGCGGCTGTTCGCCACCGGGATGCTGCTGGAGACCGCCCGGCGCAAGGCGCTGGTGCCGGAGGTGGAGGAGGGGGTGGGCCAGGCGGTCGACGAGCTGGACGCCACGATCCAGGAGATCAGAACGGCGATCATCGCGCTGCAGCAGGGACCGCCCGAGGCCCCGCCCGGGCTGCGCACCCGCGTGCTGCGGGAGGCCGGCGCGGCCACCGCGGCGCTCGGCACCCGGCCCTCGGTCCGGTTCACCGGACCGGTCGACACCCGGGTCGACGACAAGAGCGCCCGTGAGCTGCTGGCCGCACTCCGCGAGGCGCTGGCGGCTGTGACCGCCCCGGCCCCGGCACCGCCGTATCCTGCCCGGGTGGAGATCGCCGTGGACGTCACCACCCCGCTCCCCGACGGCCGGCCGGGCCTCCGGCTGACGGTGGCCTGCCCGGACGGCACCGGGCGGCCGGTGGTCTGGGAGCGTCCGCTCCGGGGCGGCGGGCTCGACGCCTGA
- a CDS encoding ABC transporter ATP-binding protein, translated as MDMEVTAWHALHSTMTAQQGRRRFSRGTLRRITAFARPHRRRLLWFLVLSTMTAMLAVATPLLAGRVVDAIVGRDSASLVLELSGLIAVIAVAEAGLGLVTRWLSASIGEGLILDLRTTVYDHVQRMPIAFFTRTRTGALVSRLNNDVIGAQRAFSDTLSGVVSNIVTLLLTLVVMLGLSWQITLIALVLLPVFVLPARRVGRRLADLRREGADHNAAMGTQMTERFSAPGATLVKLMGRPARESAEFATRARRVRDIGVRSAMVQTYFVTALTLVSALALAVVYGLGGYLALRGQLEPGAIVSLALLLTRLYAPLTALSGAHIEVMSALVSFERVFEVLDLKPLISEKPDARAVPEGPVSVEFDSVRFGYPSADKVSLASLEEVATLDTRGGEEVLHGISFRAEPGQMVALVGSSGAGKSTVAQLLPRLYDTDSGAVRLSGVDVRELTAASLRDVLGMVTQDGHLFHDTIRANLLLARPEATEEELWDALRRARLEDLIAGLPDGLDTVVGERGYRLSGGERQRLTIARLLLAHPRVVILDEATAHLDNTSEAAVQEALTEALDGRTALVIAHRLSTVRAADLILVVEGGRIVERGTHETLLAADGRYAELYRTQFTDSEERPEPAEEARGAADSGPDTVPESALVN; from the coding sequence ATGGACATGGAAGTCACCGCCTGGCATGCACTGCACAGCACGATGACCGCGCAGCAAGGCAGGCGCCGCTTCTCCCGCGGCACCCTGCGCCGCATCACGGCCTTCGCCCGGCCGCACCGGCGCCGCCTGCTGTGGTTCCTCGTACTGAGCACGATGACCGCGATGCTCGCGGTGGCCACCCCGCTGCTGGCCGGCCGGGTGGTGGACGCGATCGTGGGCCGCGACTCGGCGTCCCTCGTTCTCGAACTGTCCGGGCTGATCGCCGTGATCGCGGTCGCCGAGGCGGGTCTGGGGCTGGTGACCCGCTGGCTGTCGGCGAGCATCGGCGAGGGGCTGATCCTGGATCTGCGGACGACCGTGTACGACCACGTCCAGCGGATGCCCATCGCCTTCTTCACCCGTACCCGCACCGGAGCGCTGGTCAGCCGCCTGAACAACGATGTGATCGGCGCCCAGCGGGCCTTCAGCGACACCCTGTCCGGGGTCGTCAGCAATATCGTGACGCTGCTGCTGACCCTCGTGGTGATGCTCGGCCTGTCCTGGCAGATCACCCTGATCGCGCTGGTGCTGCTGCCGGTGTTCGTGCTGCCCGCCCGCCGGGTCGGCCGGCGGCTGGCGGATCTGCGCCGGGAGGGCGCCGACCACAATGCGGCGATGGGCACCCAGATGACGGAGCGGTTCTCCGCGCCGGGCGCCACCCTCGTCAAGCTGATGGGCCGCCCGGCACGGGAGTCCGCCGAATTCGCCACCCGGGCCCGCCGGGTGCGCGATATCGGGGTCCGGTCGGCCATGGTCCAGACGTACTTCGTCACCGCGCTCACCCTGGTCTCCGCGCTGGCACTGGCCGTCGTCTACGGCCTGGGCGGCTACCTCGCGCTGCGCGGACAGCTGGAGCCCGGCGCGATCGTCTCGCTGGCCCTGCTGCTCACCCGGCTCTACGCCCCGCTGACCGCGCTGTCCGGCGCCCATATCGAGGTGATGAGCGCGCTGGTCAGCTTCGAGCGGGTCTTCGAGGTGCTGGACCTCAAGCCGCTGATCTCCGAGAAGCCGGATGCCCGCGCGGTCCCCGAGGGCCCGGTGTCCGTGGAGTTCGACTCCGTCCGCTTCGGCTACCCATCCGCCGACAAGGTCTCGCTGGCCTCCCTGGAAGAGGTCGCCACCCTCGACACCCGGGGCGGCGAGGAGGTCCTGCACGGCATCTCCTTCCGTGCCGAACCCGGCCAGATGGTCGCCCTGGTCGGCTCCTCCGGCGCCGGCAAGTCGACCGTGGCCCAGCTGCTGCCCCGGCTGTATGACACCGACTCCGGCGCGGTCCGGCTGTCCGGAGTGGACGTCCGCGAGCTGACCGCCGCCTCGCTGCGCGACGTCCTCGGAATGGTCACCCAGGACGGGCACCTCTTCCACGACACGATCCGCGCGAACCTGCTGCTGGCCAGGCCGGAGGCCACCGAGGAGGAGCTGTGGGACGCGCTGCGCCGGGCACGTCTGGAGGACCTGATCGCCGGGCTCCCCGACGGGCTGGACACCGTCGTCGGTGAGCGCGGCTACCGCCTCTCGGGTGGCGAACGGCAGCGGCTGACCATCGCCCGGCTGCTGCTCGCCCACCCCCGGGTGGTGATCCTGGACGAGGCCACCGCGCATCTGGACAACACCTCCGAGGCGGCGGTGCAGGAAGCACTCACCGAGGCCCTGGACGGCCGTACCGCACTGGTCATCGCCCACCGGCTGTCGACCGTCCGGGCCGCGGACCTGATCCTGGTCGTCGAGGGCGGTCGGATCGTCGAGCGCGGGACGCACGAGACGCTGCTGGCCGCGGACGGGCGCTATGCGGAGCTGTACCGCACGCAGTTCACCGACTCGGAGGAGCGGCCGGAGCCCGCCGAGGAGGCCCGGGGGGCGGCGGATTCCGGCCCGGATACCGTGCCGGAATCGGCACTGGTGAACTGA
- a CDS encoding nuclear transport factor 2 family protein, whose translation MTQRAEHSTVMDRLALDDLITGYAIAVDDGDWPGYRALFTPDGRADYRSAGGIEGGADEIAAWLGEMLQHFAIRQHLIVNRRITLARRDGSPGDTATVQADYLNPMRLAGPATEGGGGPTAPNYTCAGRYEFTARRTADGWRLTGVVVHEKWREVWADGE comes from the coding sequence ATGACGCAGCGCGCGGAACACTCCACTGTCATGGACCGCCTCGCCCTCGACGATCTGATCACCGGGTACGCCATCGCCGTGGACGACGGTGACTGGCCCGGCTACCGAGCCCTGTTCACCCCGGACGGCCGGGCCGACTACCGCTCGGCGGGCGGCATCGAGGGCGGCGCGGACGAGATCGCCGCCTGGCTCGGCGAGATGCTGCAGCACTTCGCCATCCGGCAGCATCTGATCGTCAACCGCCGCATCACCCTCGCCCGCCGGGACGGCTCCCCCGGGGACACCGCCACGGTCCAGGCCGACTACCTCAACCCGATGCGGCTCGCCGGCCCCGCGACGGAGGGCGGGGGCGGCCCGACCGCTCCCAATTACACCTGTGCCGGCCGCTATGAGTTCACCGCCCGGCGCACCGCCGACGGCTGGCGGCTGACCGGCGTCGTCGTCCACGAGAAGTGGCGCGAGGTATGGGCCGACGGTGAGTGA
- the lnt gene encoding apolipoprotein N-acyltransferase has product MDTPPGRPARWLGSPWARGAAAALAGAVPALTFPAPSWWWLAYVALVPWLLLVRSAPTRRRAALDGWLGGTGFILAVHQWLLPSLHIFILVLALLLGAFWAPWGVLVRVLLGDAPPASGPPEGPARTEPGEASPGRQWRAAGGRCAAALVLVPSGWLMVELVRSWEYLGGPWGLLGASQWQLPPALRLASIGGVWLVSLLVVAVNTAVAELIARPAARLPAVAGLLVCALAVTVAWFQAPVPRITGTVRVAVVQPNRTGTPAARLDRSEALTGSLAGRGVRLIVWGESSITTDPADHPELAARLAALSRRTGAELLINADSAHAQRPGISKSAVLIGPDGPTGDRYAKMRLVPFGEYIPFRSVLGWATRVGKAAPSDRLRGTGQVVMPVAAAGGLRIGPLVCFETAFPDMSRHLARDGARVLVAQSSTSTFQDSWAPAQHASLAALRAAETWRPMVHATLTGISAVYGPRGEQIGERLGTDRSAAAVYDLPLAAGTSPYTRFGDWAVYGAVGALVLAGGYAGLRALSRRTGRVRR; this is encoded by the coding sequence ATGGACACACCGCCAGGCCGTCCGGCGCGGTGGCTGGGCTCCCCCTGGGCCCGGGGGGCGGCCGCCGCGCTCGCCGGTGCGGTGCCGGCCCTCACCTTCCCCGCGCCGTCGTGGTGGTGGCTGGCGTATGTCGCGCTGGTTCCCTGGCTGCTGCTGGTGCGGTCGGCACCGACCCGACGGCGGGCGGCACTGGACGGCTGGCTGGGCGGCACCGGCTTCATCCTGGCCGTCCACCAGTGGCTGCTGCCGAGCCTGCACATCTTCATCCTCGTGCTCGCCCTGCTGCTCGGTGCCTTCTGGGCCCCCTGGGGGGTGCTGGTGCGCGTACTGCTGGGTGACGCGCCCCCGGCGAGCGGGCCGCCCGAGGGGCCCGCGCGGACGGAGCCCGGGGAAGCCTCGCCCGGACGGCAGTGGCGGGCGGCGGGCGGACGGTGCGCCGCCGCGCTGGTGCTGGTGCCGTCGGGCTGGCTGATGGTCGAACTGGTCCGTTCCTGGGAGTACTTGGGCGGCCCCTGGGGGCTGCTGGGCGCCAGTCAGTGGCAGCTGCCGCCCGCGCTGCGGCTGGCGTCGATCGGCGGGGTGTGGCTGGTGAGCCTGCTGGTGGTGGCGGTGAACACAGCGGTGGCCGAGCTGATCGCCCGCCCGGCGGCCCGGCTGCCCGCCGTCGCCGGGCTGCTGGTGTGCGCGCTGGCGGTCACCGTGGCCTGGTTCCAGGCACCGGTCCCCCGCATCACCGGCACGGTGCGGGTCGCGGTCGTCCAGCCGAACCGGACCGGCACCCCCGCGGCCCGTCTGGACCGCAGCGAGGCGCTGACCGGGTCGCTGGCGGGCCGCGGTGTGCGCCTGATCGTCTGGGGCGAGAGCAGCATCACCACGGACCCGGCGGACCACCCGGAGCTCGCCGCCCGCCTGGCCGCCCTCTCCCGGCGGACCGGCGCCGAGCTGCTGATCAACGCCGACTCCGCGCACGCCCAACGGCCGGGCATCTCCAAGAGCGCGGTCCTGATCGGCCCGGACGGACCCACCGGGGACCGCTACGCCAAGATGCGGCTGGTGCCCTTCGGCGAGTACATACCGTTCCGGTCCGTGCTGGGCTGGGCAACACGGGTGGGCAAGGCGGCCCCCAGCGACCGGCTGCGCGGCACCGGCCAGGTGGTGATGCCGGTCGCCGCCGCGGGCGGACTGCGCATCGGGCCGCTGGTGTGCTTCGAGACCGCCTTTCCCGACATGAGCCGCCATCTGGCACGCGACGGCGCACGCGTGCTGGTCGCCCAGTCCTCGACCTCGACCTTCCAGGACAGCTGGGCGCCCGCCCAGCATGCGTCACTGGCCGCGCTGCGCGCCGCGGAGACCTGGCGGCCCATGGTGCACGCCACGCTCACCGGCATCAGTGCGGTCTACGGCCCCCGGGGTGAGCAGATCGGCGAACGGCTCGGCACCGACCGCAGTGCGGCGGCCGTCTACGATCTGCCCCTGGCCGCGGGCACCAGCCCGTACACCCGGTTCGGTGACTGGGCGGTGTACGGGGCGGTGGGTGCGCTGGTGCTCGCCGGCGGGTACGCGGGGCTGCGGGCGCTCAGCAGGCGGACTGGGCGAGTGCGTCGGTGA
- a CDS encoding Gfo/Idh/MocA family oxidoreductase, with the protein MKVGCIGLGDIAQKAYLPVLGTQPGLELHLYTRTPATLERVGAAHRLTGGQLHGDLDSLLATGLDAAFVHAATAAHPEIVNRLIEAGVPTYVDKPLSYELATSQRLVALAEDRGVGLTVGFNRRFAPAYAQCREHARDLILMQKNRIGLPEDPRTLVLDDFIHVVDTLRFLAPGEIDHIDVRARIREGLMQHVVLQLSGDGFTALGTMNRLSGSTEEILDVSGQDTKRQVVNLAEVIDHKGQPSIRRRGDWVPVARQRGIEQIVLAFLDDVRAGRRPSAEDALRTHELCERVITDALAQSAC; encoded by the coding sequence GTGAAGGTCGGCTGCATCGGACTCGGCGACATCGCCCAGAAGGCGTACCTCCCCGTACTGGGCACACAACCCGGGCTCGAACTGCATCTGTACACCCGCACCCCGGCCACCCTCGAACGCGTCGGCGCCGCCCACCGGCTGACCGGGGGGCAGCTCCACGGCGACCTGGACTCGCTGCTCGCCACCGGGCTGGACGCGGCCTTCGTGCACGCCGCCACCGCCGCCCACCCCGAGATCGTGAACCGGCTGATCGAGGCAGGTGTGCCGACCTATGTCGACAAGCCGCTCTCCTACGAACTCGCCACCTCCCAGCGCCTCGTCGCGCTCGCCGAAGACCGCGGAGTGGGCCTCACCGTCGGCTTCAACCGCCGCTTCGCTCCCGCCTACGCCCAGTGCCGCGAGCACGCCCGCGATCTGATCCTGATGCAGAAGAACCGGATCGGACTGCCCGAGGACCCGCGCACGCTCGTGCTGGACGACTTCATCCACGTCGTGGACACCCTGCGGTTCCTCGCCCCCGGCGAGATCGACCACATCGATGTGCGTGCCCGGATCCGTGAGGGGCTGATGCAGCATGTGGTGCTGCAGCTCTCCGGCGACGGCTTCACCGCCCTCGGCACCATGAACCGCCTGAGCGGATCCACCGAGGAGATCCTGGATGTTTCCGGACAGGACACCAAGCGCCAGGTCGTCAATCTCGCCGAGGTCATCGACCACAAGGGGCAGCCGAGCATCCGGCGCCGCGGAGACTGGGTGCCGGTCGCCCGGCAGCGCGGCATCGAGCAGATCGTCCTGGCGTTCCTGGACGACGTACGGGCCGGCCGCAGGCCGTCCGCCGAGGACGCCCTGCGCACCCATGAACTGTGCGAACGGGTGATCACCGACGCACTCGCCCAGTCCGCCTGCTGA